In Streptacidiphilus sp. P02-A3a, the DNA window GGAGCGGCAGCGGGCGTCGGTACCGCCCGGTTGGGCGGAGCGCATCGAGGGGCTGGCGCGGGGTGACTACACGCCCCCGCAACCCAGACTCGCGGCGACCGTGATGCTGCTCCGCGAGCACGACGACGGGCCGCAGGCGTACCTGCTGCGGCGACGCGCCTCGATGGCCTTCGCCGGGGGCATGTACGCCTATCCGGGCGGCGGCGTGGACCCGCGCGACAGCGCCGTCGACAACTCGCTGGACGGCGGGGTCGACCTCGGCTGGGCCGGTCCCGGGCCGCAGGAGTGGGCGCGGCGGCTCGGCTGCCCGCCCGCGACGGCGCGGGCCGTGGTCTGCGCGGCGGTTCGGGAGACCTTCGAGGAGTCCGGGGTGCTGCTCGCCGGTCCCGACCCGCACTCCGTCGTCGCGGACGTCAGCGGCGAGCAGTGGCGGGCGGCGCGGGCCGCGCTGGAGGCGCACGAGCTCTCCTTCGCCGAGTTCCTGGCCGAACGCGGGCTGGTGCTGCGCAGCGACCTGCTGGGGGCGTGGGCCCGCTGGATCACGCCGGAGTTCGAGGAGCGCCGCTACGACACCTGGTTCTTCGTCGCGGCCCTGCCCGAGGGGCAGCGCACCGCCGAGATCCCGGGCGAGGCGGACCGGGTGGCCTGGATGACCCCGGCCGAGGCGGTACGGCAGGCCGACAGCGGCGAGTTCCTGATGCTGCCGCCGACCGTCACCACGCTGCGCGAGCTGCTGCCCTTCGGCACCCCGGCGCAGGCCCTGGCGGCCTCCGCCGCCCGGACGGTCGAACCGATCCTGGCCCGGGCGGTGATCGGGGACGGCGGACGGCTGTCGATCAGCTGGCCGGGCCACCCGGAGCTGACCCTGCGCGACCCGCGCGAAACCCCACCCGAGGCCCCACCGGAGGCCCCAGCCGAGCCTTCAGCCGAGCCCTCAGCCGAGAACGGGGTCCCAGGGATCCCGGCCGAGGGCCCGGAGGGTGCGCTGACCGCCGCCGACGCCGACCGCTCGGGGGTGTCCCGGTGAGCGGCATCGCGGGCCGGGCCACCGAGCGCGCCTTCTGCGTGCTGGCGCCGAACGCCTCCCCGATGACCCTGGACGGCACCAACACCTGGATCCTGGCCGAGCCGGGATCCGAGTCGGCGGTGGTGGTCGACCCGGGGCCGCTCGACGAGCGGCACCTGCGGGCGGTGCTGGACGAGGTCGCCGCCCAGGGCCGCCGGGTCGCGCTGACCCTGCTCACCCACGGTCACTCGGACCATGCCGAGGGCGCGGCCCGCTTCGCGGAGCTGACCGGCAGCCGGGTCCGGGCGCTGGACCCGGCGCTGCGGCTGGGGGAGGAGGGCCTGGCCGACGGGGACGTGATCGAGGTCGGCGGTCTGGAGCTGCGGGTGGTCGGCACCCCCGGCCACACCTCCGACTCGCTCTCCTTCCGGCTCACCGCCGACGGTGCGGTGCTGACCGGGGACACCATCCTCGGGCGCGGGACGACCGTGGTGGCGCACCCGGACGGACGGCTCGGCGACTACCTGGACTCGCTCCGGCGGCTGCGCACCCTCGCCGCCGAGCACGGCGTCCGGACCGTGCTGCCGGGGCACGGACCGGTGCTCGCCGACGCGCTGGGCACCGTCGAGTACTACCTGGCGCACCGGGCCTCGCGGCTGGCGCAGGTGGAGACGGCGGTCGAGGCCGGGCTGCGGACCCCGGCGGAGGTCGTCGCCCGGGTCTACGCGGACGTGGACCGGGCGCTGTGGCCGGCGGCTGAGTGGTCGGTGCGGGCCCAGCTGGAGTACCTGAGCGAGCACGGGCTGATCTGACCCGGGCGGGGCGGCGACCAGTCCCTCACCCGTACGAGTGAGGGGTACGGCCAGTGGGCCGTACCCCTCCACAGCGGATGTGCGTCGGCCGTCAGCGCGAGCGGCGGGCCAGCCGCTCGACGTCCAGCAGGATCACCGCGCGGGCCTCCAGCCGGAGCCAGCCGCGCCCGGCGAAGTCCGCCAGTGCCTTGTTCACCGTCTCCCGGGAGGCGCCGACGAGCTGCGCCAGCTCCTCCTGGGTGAGGTCGTGGACCACGTGGATGCCCTCGTCCGAGGGCACGCCGAAGCGGCGGGAGAGGTCGAGCAGCGCCTTCGCGACCCGGCCGGGGACGTCGGAGAAGACCAGGTCGGACATGACGTCGTTGGTCCGGCGCATCCGTCGGGCGATGGCCCGGAGCAGCGAGATGGCCACCTCGGGGCGGGTCATCAGCCACGGCTGGAGGTCGCCGTGGCCCAGGCCGAGCAGCTTGACCTCGGTCAGCGCCGAGGCGGTCGCGGTGCGCGGGCCCGGGTCGAACAGCGACAGCTCGCCGATCATCTCGCTGGGACCGACGACGGCCAGCATGTTCTCTCGTCCGTCGGGAGAGGTGCGGTGCAGCTTCACCTTGCCTTCGACGATGACGTAGAGGCGGTCGCCCGGGTCACCCTCGTGGAACAGGGACTCGCCCCGGGCGAGCGTGGTCTCCGTCATGGAGGCACGCAGCTCGGCAGCCTGCTCGTCGTCCAGTGCGGTGAAGAGCGGGGCACGCCGCAGTACGTCGTCCACTCGGTCCTCCTTGTCGGCCGTGCAGGCTTGAGGTGCGATCCCCATCATGCCCGACCGGGAAACAGTGCGATCAATCACAACAAGTGTGGCTCATGGGAGCCAGTGCTTCCGTACGGGGGTACGCACCAGCCATGATCGGGCATCCGGTAGGGGGACGGTAAGGACTTCGCGGCATTCGGTACGCCGTCGGTGCCGCCGGGACCCGGCGGTCCGCCGGATGGGGGATCCTCACCGCTGGTGGTAGTGCTCCGGGACGTCCCCGGCCGGGTAGGCGGTGCTCCGGCTGACGTGCTCAAGCTGCCGTCGGAACTCGCCCATCACCGCCGCCACTGGCGCGTACCGCGTGATGATCTCGGTGGCCGCCGCCGGTCCGCCGGTCGGCGGCGTGCCCCGCGCCCAGGCCCGGACCGTGGCCGACCGCTCCGGTTCGCGCAGCCCGTGCACGGTGGTCGCCAGGCAGAGCGCCAGCGCCGTCTCGGTGTAGCAGCGGTCGTAGCGGCGGTGCTCGCGGAAGAAGGCGGCCTCGGCCTCGGTGAGCTCGAAGCGCTCATGGACGGCCAGGCCGAAGTCGGTGAAGTACAGACGTTCGCCGTCGGTGAGTACGTTCGCGAAGTGGGCGTCGAAGTGCAGCAGCCCGCGGGAGTTCATGAAGCCGGTTCCGGCCGCCAGCTCCCGGTCGACCAGGGTGCAGGCCGCCTCCGCCGCCTCGCCGCCCTCGGCCAGCCGCCCGGTCAGCCAGCCGCGCAGCGTCTCCGGCAGGTACTCCAGGAACAGCACCAGGCTGCTGCTCGCCTCGGCGAGTGCCTCGATCCGCTCGCGGACGGCGGGCGACCCCTCCCAGTAGGCGACCGCCGCGTCCACGTCGGCCAACTCCTCCGGGAGCGGCTGCGGGACGTCCGGCAGCACCCGCCAGTGGTACATCAACGGGAAGCCTTCGTACTCGCCGCCGAGCACCCAGCCGGTGGTCAGCCGGTGCACCGCCAGCTCCCGCCAGGCGCCGAAGCCGGGCCCGCCGATGCCGTACTGGCAGATGACGGGCAGCTGGAACAGGTTCGCGGTGGAGTGCCGGTGCTCGGGCCGCAGCTCCAGGTCGGTCAGCGGGACGCGCTTCACGAAGACCGGTGTGCCGTCGACCTCCAGCAGCGCCGCCCGGCCGCCGATCCCGTCCCCCAGCGGCGGCGCGGCGTCGACGAGCTGCCGCAGCTTCCGGTCGCTGAGCAGCGCCAACTCGCCGGAGACGGCGCCGTGGACGGCGAGGCGCGCGGGTCGGGACCGGTCCGGGGCATGCGTCGTCGGCTCCACGTGGCCTGCTCTCTTCCGGTCAGGTCTCTTCCGGTCAGGACTGACGTGGGGTCACTCTACGCGCGGTCTCGACCGGCCCTCCGCGCCCTGGCGCTTGAGGATCCCGGGCCCCGTGATCCGGGGCAGCAGCAGCCCGAACAGGTAGGCGAGGGCGACGCCGACCAGGGTGGCGGTCACCCGCTCGTTGAACCGGCCGTGGGCCTGTGCCGGTTCGGCGTGCAGCAGCATCAGCAGCACCAGCAGGCTGGTGAAGGCGGGCGTCAGGTACCAGTGGCTGCCGTGGGTGGCGGTGGCGAGCGTGATCGCGCCCAGGCAGGTCAGCGCGTAGCCCCAGCCGGGCGGATCGGCGCGGAGCAGCAGCAGCGCGGCCGCCCCGCCGACGACGACCGAGACCACCCGGCCGACGCTGCGCAGCCGCTGCATGTCGGCGGCGGGCCGCATCACCAGCAGCGCGGCGGTGACCGGCCAGCCGGGGTGGGTGGGCGCCAGCGCCAGCCCGCAGGCGGCGGCGCTCGCCCCGCAGCCGCCGAGGCGCAGACCGTAGTCCAGCGCGGTCCGCCGGTCCATCAGCACCGGCGGGTCGGCCCCGGCCGGGCCCGGGCGCTCCGGCCACAGCAGCGTCAGCAGGTAGGCGTAGAGCGAGCCGCAGAGGATCAGCAGCGCGAATCCGGCGGCCTGGCCGACGTCCCGGTAGCTCAGGCCCGCGCCGACCATCGGCAGGCACAGCGACATGGCGATCATCCCGAACCGACGCCGGGCGGCCAGCCGCGCCGCCGCGACCGCGAACGCGAAGACGCCGAACACGGCCAGCAGGTCCTGGTGCGACAGCAGTGAGCCGAGCACCATCGGCAGCCCCACGCACAGCCCGCCCACCGGGATCCCGAGCCGGGCCCGCCGGGTGGGCGGCAGCCCGATCAGCGCGGCCGGCAGCACACCGATGGCCAGCGACAGGCCCTGGCCCGGGTCGTGCGGCGCCACCAGCGCGGCGGGCAGCGCGAACAGCGCGCCGCGACCGGCGGCGGCCCAGGACCAGGCGATCGCCGGGGGCACCCGCGCGGCGGCGGCCGGACGCGGCGCGGACGCGTCGGTCACGTCGCCGCCGGGGCGGTCGCAGGCGGATCAGCAGCCAAGTTCGCTCTCCTGGGTCGCGGCGGACGGCGGTGCACCCCCAGTCGACCGCCCACCCGCCCCCGCCGCACCCGCACTCACCCACCACTCCGCCGAACGGCCGACCCGACCAGCCCCACCCGCCCCCGACCGGGATTCGGTATGAATCGGCTCGGCTTTGACCCGGTCTGTGCTCAAGTCCTCGAAATACGCGCGCTCGGTGCGGTCCCGGTCTGCTTGGATTCGCCCGTGAGAACGCTGTGCCCGGGAAGTGCCGTGCACAGACGACGAAGCAAGCAAGGGGGGCACGGGATGCCACAGGTATCCATCCGGCGAGCACTCGCCATCAGTACCGCCGTCGTCGCGCTCGGCGGCACCTTCCTGGTCGGCGGCGCCGAGGCGGCCACCGCCAAGCCGGTCATCGACCTGGCCGCACCCGCCGCGATCGCGCTGCCGTCGAGCGCGGCGCAACCGGCCCAGACGAGCTTGCAGTGGAGCACCAAGGCCAACCACCTCGGCTGGGTGAACGACACCGTCACCATCGACGCGCGCGGCCTGGCCTCGGTTGCCAAGGTCACCTTCGGGGGTACCTGCTCGGTCCACGGGCTGGTCGCCGTCTGCCAGGACGCGCTGTACTTCGACTCGACCTCGGCCACCGCCACCACGGGTGGGACGGCGGGTCTGACGCTGTCCGCGCTACCGGGCGCCAAGCTGGGCGCGACCGGCTCGTACAAGGTCAGCGCGAGCTCGACCCAGGCCACGCTGGTGGGCGGCACCGGAGAGGTGATCGTCGGCGGCCCCGAGTACCAGCTGGGCACGCTCGCGGCCCACACGAACCTCAAGGTCGGCTCGACCGTCTCCGAGCCGGTGGTCTTCGGCAACGCCGGGGACCGGCCTGCCGTCGGCTCCAAGGTGGCGCTGGTGCTGTCCCCGGGGCTGACCTTCGCCACGCGCTACAGCAACTGTGAGTACCGCTCGCACCTGGTGGCCGGGCATCCCTCCGACGACGCGGCCCTGTGCAGCTTCGGCGGCGTGCTGCGGGTCGACGCCAAGGTCGAGCTGGCCCAGCCGGTGAAGCTGGCGGTCGGCTCCCAGGCCCTCTACAGCTACCTCGACGTGCAGGCCGCGCCCGGCGCGGACGCCAGCACGTTCAGCTGGCTGACCACGCCGGTGACCGGTGAGACCTGGCGCAAGGGCAGCGGGGCCGCCCTGGGGCTGACCACGCTGGCGGCGGGGCAGGCCGGCAGCGCCCCGGCCGGCACCGTCCAGCTCCCGAGCGAGGACCAGGGCTACGGGATCGCCGACATCTACGCCGACAACACCGCCGACTTCGGGGTGACCGGCTCCAGCGCCAAGGCGGCCAAGGGCAAGACCGTCGCCATGTCCTTCACCATGGACAACCACGGCCCGGCCACGCTCTACGACCGCAGCGGCGGCGACGACACCCCGTACGTCGTGGTGACGCCGCCCCCGGGCACGACCGTCGTCGGCAGCAGCAGCACCTGTTACCCGGAGACCTCCAACGACCCGACCGAGACCGCGCACGGCCCGTACACCTGCGGTCCGGACACGGTCGGACTCGTCCCGGTCGGCAGCGTCTACCACTTCAGCCTGACGCTGCGGGTGGACACGGTGGTGAACAACGCCAAGGGCTCGGTGAAGCTCGGCTGGGGCATCAACGGCACCGGCGTTCCGCCGTTCGACCCGACCCTGTACGACAACCCGGCCGTGCTCCTGCTCAACTGAGCGCCAGTCGGTGTTCCCCGGCCCGTGTTGCCGGGGAACACCGACACCGGCATCGTCCCGGGCCTCCGGTGCTCGGATCAGGTGCGGGAGAAGCGGTGCGAGTGGCCGATCGCGGTGAAGCCGCGGCGGGCGTACCAGTGGCGCGGCCAGTCGTCCGGCTCGGCGACCAGGAAGAACAGGCCGTAGCCGGAGGCCTGGCGCAGGGCGGTGGCCAGCACCGTGTCGGCGTAGCCGCGTCGGGTGCGGTCGTCGACGGTGACCACCTCCTCGATCTGGGCGACGTCCTGGGCCGGGTCGAGGTAGAGGTCGGCCCAGGCGGCCACGTCGCCCTGCTCGTCCCGCACCGCGAGGAAGCGGACCTGCTCCGCGCCGCGCAGCCGGGCCGCCCGGCGGTCGGTGAGCTGGCGGAGCACCTCGTCCTCGGCCTCCGGCATCCAGCTGCGCTGCTGCCCGAGCAGCGCGGGCCGCAGTTCGGCCAGGGTGACCGCCTCGGCGGAGGCGCCGGGAGCCGGGGCGGCGCCGGAGTGGGTCATCACGAGTTCGGGGTGGTGCGTGTACCCGGCGGCGACGAGCGCGGGCGCGCAGGCGACGCCGAGGGCGTCGTCCAGGATCGCGATCTGCCGGTGCGGCAGGTGGCCGAGCGCCGCGTCGGCCAGCGCGACCAGGTCGGGTGGCGCCACCGGGCCCTCGACCACCAGCTGGTTGTGCTCGTACGAGGCCGCGAACTCCGGATCCAGCACCACCGCGCCACCCGGGATCGCGGTCGCCTCGGCGGCCTGGCGGCGGGCGAAGGACATTCGGAAGGCAGCGATCCGCCGCAGGTCCGTGGCTGACATGTGGTTCAGTCTAAGGACCGGTTCCGGAGAGCACGATCGGGTGTCGCGGGCGCTTGGGTCTCCACCAGGGGGAGGCCGGAGAGCGGGGGCGGCGACCCGCGCCACTCGATCGGCGACCTGGTCGGCCGCCCCGCCGGTGGCTGACACCCCGCCCGGTGGCTGACACCCCGCCTGCCCCGTCCGGGCGCGGGTGGAACAGGATGGGGCATGACCTGGACCCTGAGCACCTCGCTGGTCGACTTCCGAGCGGCTGCCGGTGACTTCCTCGCTGCCGATCCGGTACGGAACACCGTGCCGCTGACCGTCGTCGACCGGCTGACCAAGGCCGGTCCGTACAGCTTCGGCGCCGGGCGACCGCGTTTCGGGTGGTGGCGGGAGGAGTCGCGGGGCCCGGTGTCCGGTGTGTTCGTGCAGACGCCGCCGCTCGGGGTGGTCCTCGGTGTGATGGGCGCGGAGGCAGCCGGGCGGCTGGCGGAGGCGCTGGCCGAGGCGGGCGACGTGGCGGTGCCGTCCGTGCACGGGAACAAGCAGCTGGTCACCGTCTTCGCGCGGTCCTGGGAACGGGCCACCGGCGGCCGGTCGCGGCTGCTGCGGCACGAACGGCTCTACCACCTGGGCACGTTGGCGCGGCCGCAGCCCGCGCCGAACGGCTCGCCCCGGCTCGCCGTCGCCGCCGACCACGCGCTGCTGGTCGGCTGGTACGCGGCCTTCGCGGCGGAGAGCGGGACCGCCTCCGCCGGGGCGGACTTCGACGCGGTGGTCGGGCAGCGGACCGCCGAGGGCCTGCTGCACGTCTGGGAGGACGGGGGCCGCCCGGTCGCACTCGCGGCGGTCAGCCCGGTGATCGCCGGGATGTCCCGGATCGGGCCGGTCTACACCCCGTCCGAGCTGCGCCGTCGCGGGTACGCCGGCGGCGTCGTCGCGGCGGGTTCGGCGCACGCGCTGGGCCAGGGCGCGACCGAGGTGCTGCTGTACACCGACCTGGAGAACCCGACCAGCAACTCGATCTACCAGCGGCTCGGTTACGTCAGGGTGGAGGACGCGCTCGTGCTCGATCTGGAACCCGCCGTCGGGTAGGGAACCCATACGATCATCACTGCTCGACGGGCACCAGCTGGTCGAGGCCGTGCTGCAGGGGAGGACCCCGTGATCGAGCTTTCCGACGAACCGATGACCTGGGTGTTGACCGGGGACAGCATCACCCATGGGGTACTGCACACGCACGGTGAGCGCAGCTGGGCCGAGCACGTCCACGAGCGGATCCGCTGGCAGCTCAACCGGCTGACCGACCTGGTGATCAACACCGGCGTCTCCGGCTGGCGCGCCCCGAGCCTGCTCGGCGCCTACGAGCGCCACATCGGCCAGTTCCAGCCGGACGTGCTCTCCCTCTCGCTCGGCACCAACGACGCGCGCGCCGGGCTGGACGGCCTCGGCGAGTTCCGCGACTCGATGCGGGCGCTGATCGGCAAGGGCCAGGCGGCCGGTGCGCAGGTCATCGTGCAGACCCCGCTGCTGGTGAGCACGGGCGGCCAGTCCGACCGCCCGGAGATGCCCGCCTACTGCCAGGCGGTGCGGGAGCTCGCCGCCGAGACCGGAGCGCTGCTGGTCGACCACGAGGCGCACTGGCTGGTCCGCTTCCCGGACGCCGACCCCATCGCCTGGCTGGACGACCTGATCCACCCGAACGCCGTCGGGCACCGGCAGATGGCCGACCACCTGCTCCGCACCATCGGCCTGGGCGAGCTCTCCCCGCTGTAGCCGCGCCCGGGGGCCGCCCGGTTCACCGCGCTTGACATCAAGCGCGCTTGAACCAGAAGGCTGGCGTGATGACACCGACCCGGACCACCCGGCTGCTGCCCTCCGCCTACCGCCCGCTGCTCGCCCACGCGACGTTCCGGCGGCTGCTGCCGGCGATGGCGGTCTCCGACTTCGGCGACGGGATGAGCGCGGTCGCCGTGGCCTGGCTGGCGATCCTGATCGCGCCGCCCGGCCGCGCGGGGCTGCTGCTCGGGGCGGCCGTGGCCGCGTACTCGCTGCCGGGCGTGGTCGGGGCGCTGGTGCTCGGCCGTCGGCTGCGCCGGGTTCCGGCGCGGCGGCTGCTGGTCGCCAACGCGTCCCTGCGCGCGCTGTGCCTCGGCTGCGTCCCGCTGGCCTGGGCGGCGGGGCTGCTCAAC includes these proteins:
- a CDS encoding NUDIX hydrolase, whose translation is MGDQQAERQRASVPPGWAERIEGLARGDYTPPQPRLAATVMLLREHDDGPQAYLLRRRASMAFAGGMYAYPGGGVDPRDSAVDNSLDGGVDLGWAGPGPQEWARRLGCPPATARAVVCAAVRETFEESGVLLAGPDPHSVVADVSGEQWRAARAALEAHELSFAEFLAERGLVLRSDLLGAWARWITPEFEERRYDTWFFVAALPEGQRTAEIPGEADRVAWMTPAEAVRQADSGEFLMLPPTVTTLRELLPFGTPAQALAASAARTVEPILARAVIGDGGRLSISWPGHPELTLRDPRETPPEAPPEAPAEPSAEPSAENGVPGIPAEGPEGALTAADADRSGVSR
- a CDS encoding MBL fold metallo-hydrolase, whose amino-acid sequence is MSGIAGRATERAFCVLAPNASPMTLDGTNTWILAEPGSESAVVVDPGPLDERHLRAVLDEVAAQGRRVALTLLTHGHSDHAEGAARFAELTGSRVRALDPALRLGEEGLADGDVIEVGGLELRVVGTPGHTSDSLSFRLTADGAVLTGDTILGRGTTVVAHPDGRLGDYLDSLRRLRTLAAEHGVRTVLPGHGPVLADALGTVEYYLAHRASRLAQVETAVEAGLRTPAEVVARVYADVDRALWPAAEWSVRAQLEYLSEHGLI
- a CDS encoding Crp/Fnr family transcriptional regulator, with the translated sequence MDDVLRRAPLFTALDDEQAAELRASMTETTLARGESLFHEGDPGDRLYVIVEGKVKLHRTSPDGRENMLAVVGPSEMIGELSLFDPGPRTATASALTEVKLLGLGHGDLQPWLMTRPEVAISLLRAIARRMRRTNDVMSDLVFSDVPGRVAKALLDLSRRFGVPSDEGIHVVHDLTQEELAQLVGASRETVNKALADFAGRGWLRLEARAVILLDVERLARRSR
- a CDS encoding protein kinase family protein — its product is MEPTTHAPDRSRPARLAVHGAVSGELALLSDRKLRQLVDAAPPLGDGIGGRAALLEVDGTPVFVKRVPLTDLELRPEHRHSTANLFQLPVICQYGIGGPGFGAWRELAVHRLTTGWVLGGEYEGFPLMYHWRVLPDVPQPLPEELADVDAAVAYWEGSPAVRERIEALAEASSSLVLFLEYLPETLRGWLTGRLAEGGEAAEAACTLVDRELAAGTGFMNSRGLLHFDAHFANVLTDGERLYFTDFGLAVHERFELTEAEAAFFREHRRYDRCYTETALALCLATTVHGLREPERSATVRAWARGTPPTGGPAAATEIITRYAPVAAVMGEFRRQLEHVSRSTAYPAGDVPEHYHQR
- a CDS encoding FUSC family protein, yielding MTDASAPRPAAAARVPPAIAWSWAAAGRGALFALPAALVAPHDPGQGLSLAIGVLPAALIGLPPTRRARLGIPVGGLCVGLPMVLGSLLSHQDLLAVFGVFAFAVAAARLAARRRFGMIAMSLCLPMVGAGLSYRDVGQAAGFALLILCGSLYAYLLTLLWPERPGPAGADPPVLMDRRTALDYGLRLGGCGASAAACGLALAPTHPGWPVTAALLVMRPAADMQRLRSVGRVVSVVVGGAAALLLLRADPPGWGYALTCLGAITLATATHGSHWYLTPAFTSLLVLLMLLHAEPAQAHGRFNERVTATLVGVALAYLFGLLLPRITGPGILKRQGAEGRSRPRVE
- a CDS encoding GNAT family N-acetyltransferase: MSATDLRRIAAFRMSFARRQAAEATAIPGGAVVLDPEFAASYEHNQLVVEGPVAPPDLVALADAALGHLPHRQIAILDDALGVACAPALVAAGYTHHPELVMTHSGAAPAPGASAEAVTLAELRPALLGQQRSWMPEAEDEVLRQLTDRRAARLRGAEQVRFLAVRDEQGDVAAWADLYLDPAQDVAQIEEVVTVDDRTRRGYADTVLATALRQASGYGLFFLVAEPDDWPRHWYARRGFTAIGHSHRFSRT
- a CDS encoding GNAT family N-acetyltransferase; the encoded protein is MTWTLSTSLVDFRAAAGDFLAADPVRNTVPLTVVDRLTKAGPYSFGAGRPRFGWWREESRGPVSGVFVQTPPLGVVLGVMGAEAAGRLAEALAEAGDVAVPSVHGNKQLVTVFARSWERATGGRSRLLRHERLYHLGTLARPQPAPNGSPRLAVAADHALLVGWYAAFAAESGTASAGADFDAVVGQRTAEGLLHVWEDGGRPVALAAVSPVIAGMSRIGPVYTPSELRRRGYAGGVVAAGSAHALGQGATEVLLYTDLENPTSNSIYQRLGYVRVEDALVLDLEPAVG
- a CDS encoding SGNH/GDSL hydrolase family protein — its product is MIELSDEPMTWVLTGDSITHGVLHTHGERSWAEHVHERIRWQLNRLTDLVINTGVSGWRAPSLLGAYERHIGQFQPDVLSLSLGTNDARAGLDGLGEFRDSMRALIGKGQAAGAQVIVQTPLLVSTGGQSDRPEMPAYCQAVRELAAETGALLVDHEAHWLVRFPDADPIAWLDDLIHPNAVGHRQMADHLLRTIGLGELSPL